The window GGTGCGCGACGGTTCGCTGTCCGTCCGGGCGTTGCTCGACCTCGGCTTCGTCGACGAGGCCAACGCCTTCGTGCACTGGCTCGGTGACCGCTTGCGCGAGACGGAGGGCAAGCCCGGCGAACCCCTGCAGATCATGTACCGGGTCGACGGGGAGCCCCTGCTCACCGAGGAGATCCTCGGGCATCTGGAGGGCTACCGCGGCTCGGCTCCGGTGCGGCTCGGCAACGCGGCCTCGGACCAGTTGCAGCTGGACATCTACGGCGAGGCGCTCTACGCCCTGTCGGCGGGGCACGAGGTCGCCGCCCAGGCCGGCTACCGCGGCTGGAAGGTGCTCTCCCGCACGCTGGACTGGCTGGCCGACTCCTGGGACCGCCCCGACGAGGGCATCTGGGAGACGCGCGGTGGCCGCAAGGACTTCACGTACAGCCGGGTCATGTGTTGGGCCGCCTTCGATCGCGGGCTGAAGCTGGCGAGCGAGTTCAGCCGGCCCGGCGACACCGAGCGCTGGCGGACCGCCCGTGACGCCGTCATCGAGCAGGTGATGGAACGCGGCTGGAGCGAAGCCGCCGGGGCCTACGTGCAGCACTACGGCGGCCAGGACGTCCTGGACGCCTCCCTGCTCCTCATGCCGCGGGTGGGGTTCGTGAGCCCCCGGGATCCGTCGTGGCTGTCCACCCTGGACGCCATGGACCGCACGCTGGTGTCCGACAGCCTCGTCTACCGGTACGACCCGGCGGCCTCTCCGGACGGACTGCGGGGCTCCGAGGGCACGTTCAGCCTCTGCACCTTCCTGTACGTGGACGCGCTCGCCCGGGCGGGGCGGCTGCGCCCGGCCCGGTACACGTTCGAGAAGATGCACACCTACGCCAACCACGTCGGTCTCTTCGCCGAGGAGGTGGGTCCCAGCGGCGAGCAACTCGGCAACTTCCCGCAGGCCTTCACCCACCTGTCACTCATCACGGCGGCCTGCACGCTCGACGAAGCCCTCGACCGGCAACGCGACTGACGTGGCCGGCGAAGCGGTGCCCGCGGGGCCCCGGCCGCGGCCGGGAGCCCCACCACGCCAGAGTCCCGCCGCATTCGAAGCGCTCTACCGCCGTCTTCGGGACCGGGCGACGAGCGATGTCCGGGGCGCGGTGGCCACGATCACGCCCGAGCACGTCAGGGCGGCGGCGAACGAGATCCGGACCGGCCGGACGGTGACGCTCGCGGCGCCGATCGAGACCCGGACCTCCCCCGACAATCCGGAGCCGGCCGCCCACAGGCTGACCGGCCCGCCCCGGAGCGAGGTCCACGCGCACGGACTCCACTTCGCCCTGGACCACTTCGGGATGAACGTGCACGGCAACGCCGACAGCCATCTCGACGCCCTCTGCCACGTCGTCTACGACGGGACCCTGCACGGCGGCGTCGACGCGGCCACGCTCACCCCCGAGGGTGCGGTGGCCCTGACGGTGGACTCGGTCAGGAACGGCATCGTGGGCCGCGGGGTCCTGCTCGACATACCGCGGCTGCGCGGGGTGCCGTGGCTGGAACCCGGTGACCACGTCACCGCCGACGACCTGTCGGCCGCCGAGCGGAGCCAACGGGTCGAGGTC of the Streptomyces sp. NBC_01426 genome contains:
- a CDS encoding glycoside hydrolase family 15 protein, with the protein product MDRYPPIAEHGLIGDLQTAALVTSRGVVDWFAAPRFDSPSIFASLLDHDRGGYFRLASHDSQATCKQLYYPDTALLVTRFMSPDGVGEVIDWMAPNTGSTAADRHTLIRTARTVRGTVRFDLECRPRFDYARASHELDLAPGISTFRAPGVTAFLQSTFALERDGDDLRGSVTLNVGETAAAVLTVCGTGAEAPPPLSVEGITQELWDSADFWQKWVRGSNYRGRWPDMVNRSAITLKLLTYAPSGAPVAAATMGLPEQVGGERNWDYRYTWVRDGSLSVRALLDLGFVDEANAFVHWLGDRLRETEGKPGEPLQIMYRVDGEPLLTEEILGHLEGYRGSAPVRLGNAASDQLQLDIYGEALYALSAGHEVAAQAGYRGWKVLSRTLDWLADSWDRPDEGIWETRGGRKDFTYSRVMCWAAFDRGLKLASEFSRPGDTERWRTARDAVIEQVMERGWSEAAGAYVQHYGGQDVLDASLLLMPRVGFVSPRDPSWLSTLDAMDRTLVSDSLVYRYDPAASPDGLRGSEGTFSLCTFLYVDALARAGRLRPARYTFEKMHTYANHVGLFAEEVGPSGEQLGNFPQAFTHLSLITAACTLDEALDRQRD
- a CDS encoding cyclase family protein; amino-acid sequence: MPAGPRPRPGAPPRQSPAAFEALYRRLRDRATSDVRGAVATITPEHVRAAANEIRTGRTVTLAAPIETRTSPDNPEPAAHRLTGPPRSEVHAHGLHFALDHFGMNVHGNADSHLDALCHVVYDGTLHGGVDAATLTPEGAVALTVDSVRNGIVGRGVLLDIPRLRGVPWLEPGDHVTADDLSAAERSQRVEVGEGDLLFVRVGHRLRRTELGPWDAASSRAGLHPTAMEFLADRHVALLGGDGNNDTAPSITEGVDFPVHVLGVHALGLYLLDYLRFEDVVPLCEQAGRWSFFCVVAPLRLPRATGSPVNPIAVL